A DNA window from Cobetia marina contains the following coding sequences:
- the ilvY gene encoding HTH-type transcriptional activator IlvY produces MDNRQLKQFLTLAETLHFGRASTALHLSASALSRAIRAMEEELGVSLFERDNRSVALTPAGERFRRHARELLSQWDDIRQSLLEDSDELRGELSLYCSVTASYSFLYEILASFRARHPHVELKLHTGDPAVALERVLMGHEDLAIAARPDVLPSRLAFTDFAESPLRFIAPRRDGPGHQLEGIGEADDSSAGDDHIDWARVPMILSETGLARERFDAWCHTRGIKPRLYAQVAGNEAIVSMVGLGFGIGVVPQIVLDNSPLADQVRILDVDPPLTPYKVGLCVQEKRLRHPLVRALWEQLPGTPRRPEE; encoded by the coding sequence ATGGACAATCGTCAACTCAAGCAATTCCTAACCCTCGCCGAAACGCTGCATTTCGGACGCGCCAGTACTGCCCTGCACCTGAGCGCCTCTGCCCTGTCACGTGCCATTCGCGCCATGGAAGAGGAACTGGGCGTCAGCCTGTTCGAGCGCGACAACCGCAGCGTCGCACTGACACCGGCGGGAGAGCGCTTCCGTCGTCATGCTCGCGAACTCCTGAGTCAATGGGATGACATTCGTCAGTCATTGCTAGAAGACAGCGACGAACTGCGTGGCGAGCTATCCCTGTACTGCTCGGTGACCGCCAGCTACAGCTTCCTGTATGAGATTCTCGCCTCCTTCCGGGCCCGCCATCCGCATGTGGAGCTCAAACTGCATACCGGTGACCCCGCCGTGGCATTGGAGCGCGTGCTGATGGGCCACGAGGACCTGGCGATCGCCGCACGCCCGGACGTGCTGCCCTCGCGCCTGGCCTTCACCGACTTCGCCGAGTCGCCGCTGCGCTTCATTGCCCCGCGTCGTGATGGCCCCGGCCATCAGCTGGAAGGCATCGGCGAGGCGGACGATTCGTCAGCGGGGGACGACCACATCGACTGGGCGCGCGTCCCGATGATCCTCTCCGAGACCGGCTTGGCGCGCGAGCGCTTCGATGCCTGGTGCCATACTCGTGGCATCAAGCCGCGCCTGTATGCCCAGGTTGCCGGCAACGAGGCCATCGTCAGCATGGTCGGATTGGGCTTCGGGATCGGCGTGGTGCCGCAGATCGTGCTCGACAACTCCCCGCTGGCCGATCAGGTGCGCATCCTCGATGTCGATCCGCCGCTGACCCCCTACAAGGTCGGGCTGTGCGTACAGGAGAAACGTCTTCGACATCCACTGGTACGCGCACTCTGGGAACAGCTGCCCGGTACCCCGCGACGGCCAGAGGAGTGA
- a CDS encoding isochorismatase family protein, which yields MDDEKSQHLMARRSLLLLIDFQARLMPVLSGGTEAINSAIWLGGIAQALEIPVWLTEHCPDKLGESAPMTHLLSERTRCFTKRSFSALEAQDFRKALEQSGCDQLVVCGAEAHVCVMQTVLSLCGAGYRVALVADGVASRRPREAALGVTRCEAAGASVVSAEMVAYEWLGSADHVLFGDIHRRYLKPRAGEHLAFPGLGG from the coding sequence ATGGACGACGAAAAGTCTCAACACCTGATGGCGAGGCGGTCATTGTTGTTGCTGATCGACTTTCAGGCCCGCCTGATGCCGGTACTGAGTGGCGGAACCGAAGCCATCAACAGTGCCATCTGGCTGGGCGGCATCGCCCAGGCGCTGGAAATTCCCGTGTGGCTGACGGAGCACTGTCCGGACAAGCTGGGCGAAAGTGCTCCCATGACACACTTGCTGAGCGAGCGAACCCGCTGCTTCACCAAGCGCAGCTTCAGCGCGCTGGAGGCGCAGGATTTTCGAAAGGCGCTGGAGCAGAGCGGATGTGATCAGCTGGTGGTATGTGGTGCCGAGGCGCATGTCTGCGTGATGCAGACCGTGCTGTCACTATGCGGTGCGGGGTATCGAGTGGCGCTGGTAGCTGATGGTGTCGCCAGTCGCCGCCCGCGTGAGGCAGCATTGGGAGTGACCCGCTGCGAGGCGGCGGGGGCCAGTGTCGTCAGCGCCGAGATGGTGGCTTACGAATGGCTTGGAAGCGCGGATCACGTCCTTTTCGGTGATATTCATCGCCGTTATCTCAAACCCCGGGCAGGAGAGCACCTGGCGTTCCCCGGGTTGGGTGGGTGA
- a CDS encoding 3'-5' exonuclease yields MTLPILLDIEASGFGRGSYPIEIGLARTDGSSCAFLIQPLEEWVHWDPKAELLHGISRARLAREGRPVREVAQWINDELSETRIAYSDSWGYDNTWLSLLFHHAGMLPHFRLEALRRLLDEEQLNRWAELKEAVIAEGGIQRHRAGDDARLLQLTWQKAQAIERND; encoded by the coding sequence GTGACGCTGCCTATTCTGCTCGATATTGAAGCCTCCGGCTTTGGCCGCGGCAGCTACCCGATCGAGATCGGTCTGGCGCGTACCGATGGCAGCAGCTGTGCCTTCCTCATCCAGCCGCTGGAAGAGTGGGTGCACTGGGACCCCAAGGCTGAGTTGTTGCATGGCATTTCACGCGCCCGATTGGCACGTGAAGGTCGCCCGGTGCGGGAAGTGGCGCAGTGGATCAATGATGAGCTAAGCGAGACACGTATCGCGTACAGCGATAGCTGGGGCTACGACAATACCTGGTTGTCGTTGCTGTTCCATCATGCCGGCATGCTGCCGCACTTCCGGCTGGAAGCGCTGCGCCGGCTGCTGGATGAGGAGCAGCTGAATCGCTGGGCCGAGCTCAAGGAAGCCGTGATCGCCGAAGGCGGCATCCAGCGCCATCGCGCTGGAGATGATGCCCGTCTGCTGCAACTGACCTGGCAGAAGGCCCAGGCCATCGAGCGCAACGACTGA
- the pssA gene encoding CDP-diacylglycerol--serine O-phosphatidyltransferase, with the protein MTDENRHPGAEDAPEEPTRRSSSVLDKVVEEFTDDSEVVEEAIEDGKPVRRRGIYLLPNLFTTSALFSGFFAVVCALNGEFANASIAIFVSMVLDGLDGRVARLTNTQSAFGAEYDSLADMLSFGVAPALVTFSWILQDVGKIGWIAAFVYVAGAALRLARFNVQIGSTDKKWFIGLPSPAAAALVAGCVWTMHNFDAETFAFKSLMVFVVAAAGILMVSNIRYYSFKEIDLKGPVPFVALLAIVLAFVVISLEPSVMLLGLFGCYVASGPIMALGRKLRGNK; encoded by the coding sequence ATGACTGACGAAAATCGACATCCCGGCGCAGAAGATGCCCCCGAAGAACCGACCCGCCGTAGCAGTTCCGTGCTGGACAAGGTGGTGGAAGAATTCACCGACGACAGCGAAGTCGTGGAAGAGGCCATCGAGGATGGCAAGCCCGTTCGTCGGCGTGGCATCTACCTGCTGCCCAACCTGTTCACCACGTCGGCATTGTTCTCTGGCTTCTTCGCTGTGGTATGTGCGCTGAACGGCGAGTTTGCCAATGCCTCCATCGCCATCTTCGTCTCGATGGTGCTGGATGGTCTCGATGGACGTGTGGCTCGCCTGACCAATACGCAAAGCGCCTTTGGTGCGGAGTACGACAGCCTGGCGGACATGTTGTCCTTCGGCGTGGCACCGGCACTGGTCACCTTCAGCTGGATTCTGCAGGATGTCGGCAAGATCGGCTGGATCGCCGCCTTCGTCTATGTCGCGGGCGCGGCGCTGCGCCTGGCGCGCTTCAATGTCCAGATAGGCTCCACCGACAAGAAGTGGTTCATCGGCCTGCCCAGTCCGGCAGCGGCGGCACTCGTGGCTGGTTGTGTGTGGACCATGCACAACTTCGACGCCGAGACCTTCGCCTTCAAGTCGCTGATGGTCTTCGTGGTCGCGGCTGCCGGTATCCTGATGGTGTCGAACATCCGCTACTACAGCTTCAAGGAGATCGACCTCAAGGGGCCGGTGCCCTTCGTCGCGCTGCTCGCCATCGTGCTGGCCTTCGTGGTCATCTCGCTGGAGCCGTCCGTGATGCTGCTGGGCCTGTTCGGTTGCTATGTCGCCAGTGGCCCGATCATGGCACTGGGCCGCAAGCTGCGCGGCAACAAGTAA
- the yaaA gene encoding peroxide stress protein YaaA: MLSVISPAKSLDFDSAPVTSRHTQPDFLDQAQPLIDILREQSPQDIASLMKLSDKLAGLNAARFQEWQPPFTPDNAKQAVLAFQGDVYQGMAAETFSEEEFERAQHRLRILSGLYGLLRPLDLIQPYRLEMGTRLSNPAGKDLYAYWRKTLTPALEQAVEDSGTPILVNLASNEYFKAIDAKAFRHRIVTPVFKDEKNGQSKIISFYAKRARGLMSAWMLKHDIETAEDLKDFDVAGYRFSNAASEGDTLVFTRSEADAARA; this comes from the coding sequence ATGCTGAGTGTGATTTCGCCCGCCAAGTCGCTGGATTTCGACAGCGCCCCCGTGACCTCCCGTCATACCCAACCCGACTTTCTTGATCAGGCTCAACCACTGATCGATATCCTGCGCGAGCAATCACCGCAGGACATCGCAAGCCTCATGAAGCTTTCCGACAAGCTGGCCGGCCTCAATGCCGCTCGCTTTCAGGAATGGCAGCCCCCCTTCACGCCAGACAATGCCAAGCAGGCGGTACTGGCCTTTCAGGGAGATGTCTATCAGGGCATGGCGGCAGAAACGTTCAGCGAGGAAGAATTCGAGCGCGCGCAACACAGGCTGCGCATTCTCTCCGGCCTCTACGGGCTACTGCGCCCGCTGGATCTCATCCAGCCGTATCGCCTGGAGATGGGCACCCGCCTGAGCAACCCGGCCGGCAAGGACCTCTACGCCTACTGGCGCAAGACGCTGACGCCGGCACTGGAGCAGGCCGTCGAAGACAGTGGCACGCCGATACTGGTCAATCTGGCCTCCAACGAGTACTTCAAGGCCATCGACGCCAAGGCATTCCGCCACCGTATCGTGACGCCGGTCTTCAAGGACGAGAAGAATGGTCAGTCCAAGATCATCAGCTTCTACGCCAAGCGTGCACGCGGCCTGATGAGCGCCTGGATGCTCAAGCACGATATCGAGACGGCCGAGGACCTCAAGGACTTCGATGTGGCCGGTTACCGCTTCTCCAATGCCGCCTCAGAGGGCGATACGCTGGTCTTCACGCGCAGTGAAGCCGACGCGGCACGCGCCTGA
- a CDS encoding tetratricopeptide repeat protein — MPQASTLMTGLKYRLAERLFHASWLSGSQQKHRLTMRLFNHCAKAGHTGALSLYGHMLFQRGSSAQEKAKGARFVVKAAQAGDIHAQYQAGCIYEHGCAQYQSDPAKAVTWYARAAERHHALAAQRLARAYREGSLGLAVCPHKAEHWEAHARSGDEAALH, encoded by the coding sequence ATGCCGCAGGCCTCAACCCTGATGACCGGACTGAAATACCGCCTGGCGGAGCGTCTGTTCCACGCCTCCTGGCTTTCCGGCTCTCAGCAGAAGCATCGTCTGACCATGCGTCTGTTCAATCACTGCGCTAAGGCCGGTCATACCGGTGCGCTGTCATTGTACGGCCACATGCTGTTCCAGCGCGGCAGTTCGGCGCAGGAAAAGGCCAAGGGTGCCCGTTTCGTCGTCAAGGCGGCACAGGCGGGTGACATCCATGCCCAGTACCAGGCAGGGTGCATCTACGAGCATGGCTGCGCGCAATACCAGAGTGACCCGGCCAAGGCCGTGACCTGGTATGCACGTGCGGCAGAGCGTCATCATGCGCTTGCCGCGCAGCGTCTGGCACGTGCCTATCGTGAAGGCTCGCTGGGGCTGGCGGTCTGCCCGCACAAGGCGGAGCACTGGGAAGCGCATGCACGCAGCGGTGACGAAGCCGCCCTCCACTGA
- a CDS encoding Tim44 domain-containing protein → MRHLFIMLMVGLLGFGLSVEHAEAKRLGGGKSFGSYSRSADSGKSSSSLFGSNKATNSSTAAKSKPSSGLSKFAGPLAGLLAGGLLASLFFGGAFDGLRMTDFLIIAVIAFIAFKFLSARKKAAMASGGPAGSGSASPRHDDQPRNVQAREAHQEQGESLAPAGGIGAGLGGGAPVSEPAWFDKEQFLGGAKEHFMTLQRAWDNNDLPRIQEYVTPELYNMLREERAQQPANNRTEVVRLFAELGSVQEIGKQAEATVLFHGVLDENGEQNEFNETWHLVRELRDGADWYIQGIEQNS, encoded by the coding sequence ATGCGCCATCTGTTCATCATGCTGATGGTCGGCTTGCTCGGCTTCGGTCTGAGCGTCGAACACGCGGAGGCCAAGCGCCTCGGCGGCGGCAAGAGTTTCGGTAGCTACTCACGATCCGCTGACAGCGGAAAATCCTCCAGCTCACTATTTGGCAGCAACAAGGCCACCAACAGCAGCACTGCAGCGAAGTCCAAGCCCTCCAGCGGTCTGTCCAAGTTTGCCGGCCCGCTGGCAGGTCTGCTGGCAGGCGGACTGCTGGCATCGCTGTTCTTCGGCGGCGCCTTCGATGGTCTGCGCATGACAGACTTCCTGATCATCGCGGTGATCGCCTTCATCGCCTTTAAGTTCCTGAGCGCGCGCAAGAAGGCCGCCATGGCGAGCGGCGGGCCGGCAGGCAGCGGTAGCGCCTCCCCCCGTCACGATGATCAGCCACGTAACGTGCAGGCACGTGAAGCGCACCAGGAGCAGGGCGAGTCGCTGGCGCCTGCTGGCGGTATCGGTGCAGGGCTGGGCGGCGGAGCTCCCGTCAGTGAGCCGGCCTGGTTCGACAAGGAACAGTTCCTCGGTGGTGCCAAGGAGCACTTCATGACCCTGCAACGCGCCTGGGACAACAATGACCTGCCGCGCATCCAGGAATACGTGACGCCGGAGCTCTACAACATGCTGCGCGAAGAACGCGCTCAGCAGCCAGCCAACAACCGTACCGAAGTCGTGCGTCTGTTCGCTGAACTGGGCAGCGTGCAGGAAATCGGCAAGCAGGCGGAAGCGACAGTGCTGTTCCACGGCGTGCTCGACGAGAATGGCGAGCAGAACGAGTTCAACGAGACCTGGCACCTGGTCCGTGAGCTGCGCGATGGTGCAGACTGGTACATTCAGGGTATCGAGCAGAACAGCTAA
- a CDS encoding NADP(H)-dependent aldo-keto reductase, whose amino-acid sequence MQRRALGRTGIDVSLLCLGTMTFGEQNSEADAHQQLDRALDAGIDFIDTAEMYPVPPNGETQGRTEQYIGSWLAARGNRDQVKIATKVTGPGMDYLRGGSRLTREQIIAACDDNLRRLGTDYIDLYQLHWPDRKTNFFGKLGYQPVEDEDMTPLEESLSALGELVTAGKIRAVGLSNETPWGVMQCLNLAERLNLPRVASVQNPYNLVNRSFEVGLAEFAHREDVGLLAYSPLAFGTLSGKYLDGARPEGARLTLFERFQRYNAEPAQHVIACYVDIARRHGLNPAQMALAFVNTRPFLTSNIIGATTMLQLESNIKSLEVELSDEVLAEIEMIHNTAPNPCP is encoded by the coding sequence ATGCAACGTAGAGCTCTAGGCCGCACCGGCATTGACGTGAGTCTGCTGTGCCTTGGCACCATGACCTTTGGTGAGCAGAACAGCGAAGCCGATGCCCACCAGCAGCTGGATCGTGCGCTCGATGCCGGCATCGACTTCATCGATACCGCCGAGATGTACCCTGTCCCGCCCAATGGCGAGACCCAGGGCCGCACCGAGCAGTACATCGGCAGCTGGCTGGCCGCACGCGGCAACCGTGACCAGGTCAAGATCGCCACCAAGGTCACCGGCCCGGGCATGGACTACCTCCGCGGTGGTTCACGCCTGACCCGCGAGCAGATCATCGCCGCCTGTGACGACAACCTGCGCCGCCTGGGCACCGATTACATCGACCTCTATCAGCTGCATTGGCCGGATCGCAAGACCAACTTCTTCGGCAAGCTGGGTTACCAGCCGGTGGAAGACGAGGACATGACGCCGCTGGAAGAAAGCCTCTCCGCGCTTGGCGAACTGGTCACCGCGGGCAAGATTCGCGCCGTGGGTCTGTCCAACGAGACGCCCTGGGGCGTGATGCAGTGCCTGAATCTGGCCGAGCGCCTGAATCTGCCGCGCGTCGCCAGCGTCCAGAATCCCTACAATCTGGTCAACCGCAGCTTTGAGGTCGGGCTGGCCGAGTTCGCGCACCGCGAAGATGTGGGCCTGCTCGCCTATTCGCCGCTGGCCTTCGGCACCCTGTCCGGCAAGTATCTGGATGGCGCCCGTCCGGAAGGCGCGCGTCTGACCCTGTTCGAGCGCTTCCAGCGCTACAACGCGGAGCCGGCCCAGCACGTCATCGCCTGCTACGTGGATATCGCACGCCGTCATGGCCTGAACCCGGCGCAGATGGCACTCGCCTTCGTCAACACGCGTCCGTTCCTGACCAGCAACATCATCGGTGCCACCACCATGCTGCAGCTGGAGAGCAACATCAAAAGCCTCGAGGTGGAACTGAGCGACGAGGTGCTGGCCGAGATCGAGATGATCCACAACACCGCGCCGAACCCCTGCCCCTGA
- a CDS encoding DMT family transporter: protein MNPAELSMILMAVAAGAMMPIQAGVNSTLALQTHSSLMAAMVSFVIGSIALIGIVLAMRLPMPGIGALKAAPWWSWTGGLLGAFFVAASVILVPKLGAATMMATFLAGQLTASVVLDHFGWATFPQHDLSLGRVAGVLLLFAGVFLIRRY from the coding sequence ATGAATCCCGCTGAACTGAGCATGATTCTCATGGCCGTGGCCGCCGGTGCCATGATGCCGATCCAGGCCGGCGTCAATTCCACGCTGGCCCTGCAGACCCACAGTTCGCTCATGGCCGCCATGGTCAGCTTCGTGATCGGCTCGATCGCCCTGATCGGTATCGTGCTGGCCATGCGATTGCCCATGCCGGGCATTGGTGCCCTGAAAGCGGCTCCCTGGTGGAGCTGGACCGGTGGTCTGCTGGGGGCCTTCTTCGTGGCAGCCAGCGTGATCCTGGTACCCAAGCTGGGCGCGGCCACCATGATGGCCACCTTCCTGGCGGGCCAGCTGACGGCTTCGGTCGTTCTGGATCACTTCGGTTGGGCAACCTTCCCGCAGCATGATCTCTCGCTGGGGCGCGTGGCGGGCGTGCTGTTGCTGTTCGCTGGCGTCTTCCTGATCCGACGCTATTGA
- a CDS encoding NAD(P)H-quinone oxidoreductase, translating into MYAIAVENEALVWQETEAPSGIASDEVRIQVAWAGVNRADLMQRAGQYPPPAGESEILGLEVSGTILEVGRHVERFQVGDPVCALLAGGGYAEEVVVNVLQVLPVPEGFGLREAAALPEMFATAWLNLFIEGNLKHKERVLLHAGASGIGTTAIQLCGLFGHPCFVTVGSQEKLDTCLRLGADAGWNRHDGSFVDAVNEWGGADMILDPVGGGYLSGNQQVLNQDGRMVLIGLMGGRMDELDLGRMLMKRQRLIGSTLRSRSPKGKGMVLDALYVHVWPRLARGEIRPHIDKSWPIQDAEAAHAYVQDNASTGKVLLAVSGA; encoded by the coding sequence ATGTATGCGATAGCCGTCGAGAACGAGGCGCTGGTCTGGCAGGAAACCGAGGCCCCTTCAGGTATCGCCTCGGACGAGGTGCGTATCCAGGTGGCCTGGGCCGGCGTCAACCGCGCGGATCTGATGCAGCGCGCCGGGCAGTATCCGCCCCCGGCCGGGGAAAGCGAGATTCTCGGTCTCGAGGTCAGCGGCACCATCCTCGAGGTGGGCAGACACGTGGAACGCTTCCAGGTGGGGGACCCGGTCTGTGCCCTGCTGGCAGGCGGAGGCTATGCCGAAGAGGTGGTGGTCAATGTCCTGCAGGTACTGCCGGTGCCGGAGGGCTTCGGCCTGCGTGAGGCGGCCGCCCTGCCGGAGATGTTCGCCACCGCCTGGCTGAACCTGTTCATCGAGGGCAACCTCAAGCACAAGGAACGCGTCCTGCTGCACGCCGGGGCCAGCGGTATCGGCACCACTGCCATCCAGCTGTGCGGCCTGTTCGGCCATCCCTGCTTTGTGACCGTCGGCAGTCAGGAGAAGCTGGACACCTGCCTGCGACTGGGGGCCGATGCCGGCTGGAATCGCCACGATGGCAGTTTCGTCGATGCCGTGAACGAATGGGGCGGCGCTGACATGATTCTCGACCCGGTCGGCGGCGGCTACCTGTCAGGCAATCAGCAGGTCCTGAACCAGGATGGCCGCATGGTATTGATCGGCCTGATGGGCGGACGCATGGACGAGCTGGATCTGGGCCGCATGCTGATGAAGCGCCAGCGGTTGATCGGCTCGACCCTGCGTTCCCGCTCGCCCAAGGGCAAGGGCATGGTGCTGGATGCACTCTATGTCCACGTCTGGCCACGCCTGGCGCGAGGCGAGATACGTCCGCATATCGACAAGAGCTGGCCGATCCAGGACGCCGAGGCTGCACATGCCTATGTGCAGGACAACGCCAGCACCGGCAAGGTGCTGCTGGCGGTAAGCGGGGCCTGA
- the ilvC gene encoding ketol-acid reductoisomerase: MKLYYDKDCDLSLIQGKKVVILGYGSQGHAHANNLKESGVDVTVALRRSSSSWAKAEAAGLKVAEVEEAVKAADLVMILAPDENQKAIYENQVEPNLKQGATLAFAHGFNVHYNQVVPRADLDVIMIAPKAPGHTVRSEFVKGGGIPDLIAIHQDATGQAKDIALSYAAGVGGGRTGIIETTFKDETETDLFGEQAVLCGGAVELVKMGFETLTEAGYAPEMAYFECLHELKLIVDLMYEGGIANMNYSISNNAEYGEYVTGTEVINEQSRVAMRNALKRIQSGEYAKMFIQEGNTNYPSMTARRRQNAEHPIEQTGEKLRGMMPWITANQLVDKSRN, translated from the coding sequence ATGAAACTCTATTACGACAAGGATTGTGACCTCTCCCTCATCCAGGGCAAGAAAGTGGTCATCCTCGGTTACGGTTCCCAGGGCCACGCCCACGCGAACAACCTGAAGGAATCCGGCGTCGACGTCACCGTAGCCCTGCGTCGCTCTTCCTCCAGCTGGGCCAAGGCCGAAGCGGCTGGCCTGAAGGTTGCTGAAGTCGAGGAAGCGGTCAAGGCGGCCGACCTGGTCATGATCCTGGCGCCGGACGAGAACCAGAAGGCCATCTACGAGAACCAGGTGGAACCGAACCTGAAGCAGGGCGCGACACTGGCCTTCGCTCACGGCTTCAACGTCCACTACAACCAGGTCGTGCCGCGTGCTGACCTCGACGTCATCATGATCGCGCCGAAGGCACCGGGTCACACCGTGCGTTCCGAGTTCGTGAAGGGCGGCGGTATCCCGGACCTGATCGCCATCCACCAGGATGCGACTGGCCAGGCCAAGGACATCGCACTGTCCTACGCGGCAGGCGTCGGCGGCGGTCGTACCGGCATCATCGAGACCACCTTTAAGGACGAGACCGAAACCGATCTGTTCGGTGAGCAGGCTGTCCTGTGTGGTGGCGCGGTCGAGCTGGTCAAGATGGGCTTCGAGACCCTGACCGAAGCCGGCTACGCACCGGAAATGGCCTACTTCGAGTGTCTGCACGAGCTCAAGCTGATCGTCGACCTGATGTACGAAGGTGGCATCGCCAATATGAACTACTCCATCTCCAACAATGCGGAGTATGGCGAGTACGTGACCGGCACCGAAGTCATCAACGAGCAGTCCCGTGTCGCCATGCGCAATGCACTCAAGCGCATCCAGAGCGGTGAATACGCCAAGATGTTCATCCAGGAAGGCAACACCAACTACCCGTCCATGACGGCCCGTCGTCGTCAGAACGCCGAGCACCCGATCGAACAGACTGGTGAGAAGCTGCGCGGCATGATGCCGTGGATCACTGCCAACCAGCTGGTCGACAAGTCACGCAACTGA
- the ilvN gene encoding acetolactate synthase small subunit, which yields MRHIISILMENEPGALSRVVGLFSQRNFNIETLNVAPTEDATLSRLTVTTVGEDRVIEQITKHLNKLVDVVKLVDLTEGSHIERELMLVKVKALGAQRDEIKRTADIFRAQIVDITPSLYTIQITGDGGKLDAFLAAMQPVGVLEVARTGVSGIARGEKVLSL from the coding sequence ATGCGCCATATCATCTCCATTCTGATGGAAAACGAACCGGGCGCGCTGTCACGGGTCGTCGGCCTGTTTTCACAGCGCAATTTCAACATCGAGACCCTCAACGTGGCCCCGACCGAGGACGCGACCCTGTCACGTCTGACCGTCACCACGGTCGGCGAAGATCGCGTCATCGAGCAGATCACCAAGCACCTCAACAAGCTGGTGGATGTGGTCAAGCTGGTGGATCTCACCGAGGGCAGCCACATCGAGCGCGAGCTGATGCTGGTCAAGGTCAAGGCGTTGGGCGCCCAGCGTGACGAGATCAAGCGCACGGCGGACATCTTCCGTGCCCAGATCGTTGACATCACGCCGAGCCTCTACACCATCCAGATCACCGGTGACGGTGGCAAGCTGGATGCCTTCCTGGCGGCGATGCAGCCGGTAGGCGTGCTGGAAGTGGCACGTACCGGGGTCTCCGGCATCGCCCGCGGTGAGAAGGTGTTGAGCCTGTAA